Sequence from the Paenibacillus riograndensis SBR5 genome:
CTACTTGAAGCTGAAGGAGCTGATTGCGGAAGGAACACTGGGTGCAGCCCGTTCTTTCCAGGCCCGCTTTGCAGTGGACAGCACGCCTTTCTGCAAAGATGAAGAGCAGTTCTTGAAGCTCGCCGCCATTCATATTGTGGATTTATTGCGTTTTTTGTTCGGTGAAGCCGTGCAAATCTCGGGGTTCACGAATAATGACAATGAACGGATCGCCCAGAGCATTTCCCTGAAATTCGCCAATGGCGTCGTGGGCAGCGTCTATTTTGCCGGGATGAGCGCATGGTCCAGAGAAAGCGAGAGCCTGACAGTTACCTTCGACCACGGCTTTGTCTGTGCGGATGAAGTCGTGAAGCTGTCGGTTCACCATTCGCTGGCGGGCAGCGGACTGCCCTGGCAATCGCTTGCAGAGCAGGATATGGTGTTCACCCCATCCGCATCTGCGATGTCCGGCGGCTACAGAGATCTATATCTGCGGGGCTTCGCCGGTGAAATGGCGCATTTCATGAAATGCTGCCGTGAAGGGCTGACGCCTGTCTCCAGCGGCCGGGATAATGTGAAAACCATGGAGCTGTGCGATGCCATATTGTCTGCTTTGATGTAGTAATCACCCACAACGTGCCGCTTGTTTGGCTTCCGGACTGTAGATCCGCTGAAATTTAAGCAAATCCGGCAAATAAAAAAGCC
This genomic interval carries:
- a CDS encoding Gfo/Idh/MocA family protein, with amino-acid sequence MNIAKLSFIGAGFHASTNIYPSAIQAGAEIVAVATRKLERSRAALQRFGSSGLPYSDYRKMLQDTECDGVVVVAQPQDQTALVLDCIHAGKNVYVDKPLGWNGPEALQLADAAEQAGVVLMVGFMKRYAPVYLKLKELIAEGTLGAARSFQARFAVDSTPFCKDEEQFLKLAAIHIVDLLRFLFGEAVQISGFTNNDNERIAQSISLKFANGVVGSVYFAGMSAWSRESESLTVTFDHGFVCADEVVKLSVHHSLAGSGLPWQSLAEQDMVFTPSASAMSGGYRDLYLRGFAGEMAHFMKCCREGLTPVSSGRDNVKTMELCDAILSALM